A part of Argonema galeatum A003/A1 genomic DNA contains:
- a CDS encoding alpha/beta fold hydrolase, giving the protein MIFTPFNILTSWLVGLLSIAILGGGIYITHEWYEGELVENYYLWVGLAMVLWSFGGGLLGLPLLRRKGADEPKRLRTGTVQRVPRPDGSVLQVEFYGPEDGQPIILSHGWGPNSTVWYYAKRQLSDRFRIIVWDLPGLGKSTRPKNNDYSLEKYARDLEAVVAIAGDKPVIILGHSMGGMIALTFSRLFPEHLGSRVAGLILVDTTYTNPLKTAIFSGLLRKLQKPLLEPVLHLSTVLYPLLWLMTWLSYLNGSLYISVELSGFTGKETRGQLNFSALLSALGSPGVLARGTLAMFKYDETTTLKTINVPCLIIVGAKDIATTPAASIRMKAELPIAKLVTLEPGGHMALMEQNLGFAEAVSAFCTEIS; this is encoded by the coding sequence ATGATATTTACCCCCTTCAATATTCTCACCTCGTGGCTGGTTGGACTGCTGTCGATCGCAATACTTGGTGGGGGCATATACATTACCCATGAGTGGTACGAAGGCGAACTTGTTGAGAACTACTACTTGTGGGTCGGACTGGCAATGGTTTTGTGGTCTTTTGGCGGTGGTTTGCTCGGCTTGCCGCTTTTGCGCCGCAAGGGTGCTGACGAACCTAAGCGCTTGCGTACTGGTACTGTGCAGCGCGTACCGCGACCGGATGGTAGCGTACTGCAAGTGGAGTTTTACGGCCCAGAGGATGGACAACCAATTATTTTGTCCCACGGTTGGGGGCCAAACAGTACTGTATGGTATTATGCCAAGCGACAATTGAGCGATCGCTTCCGAATAATTGTTTGGGATTTGCCAGGACTAGGAAAATCCACCAGGCCAAAAAACAACGACTACTCCCTAGAAAAATATGCCAGAGACCTAGAAGCAGTTGTTGCCATAGCAGGAGATAAGCCTGTCATTATACTCGGTCACAGCATGGGTGGCATGATCGCGCTAACATTTTCTCGGCTGTTTCCAGAACATTTGGGTAGCCGAGTAGCTGGCTTAATCCTAGTAGATACCACCTACACCAATCCGCTCAAGACTGCCATTTTTAGCGGTTTGTTACGCAAATTGCAAAAGCCATTGCTCGAACCGGTGTTGCACCTCAGTACAGTGCTTTATCCCCTGCTTTGGCTAATGACTTGGCTGAGCTATTTGAATGGTTCGCTCTACATCAGCGTAGAACTGTCTGGATTTACGGGTAAGGAAACGCGGGGTCAATTAAATTTCTCAGCTTTATTATCGGCATTGGGTTCGCCAGGAGTTCTCGCTCGTGGTACGCTGGCGATGTTCAAATACGATGAAACAACCACACTCAAAACGATTAACGTTCCTTGTCTGATAATCGTGGGCGCAAAAGATATAGCGACTACCCCCGCAGCCAGCATACGCATGAAAGCGGAATTACCTATTGCCAAACTCGTCACTTTAGAGCCTGGTGGTCACATGGCATTGATGGAGCAGAACCTGGGGTTTGCCGAAGCTGTCAGCGCTTTTTGTACTGAAATTTCTTAA
- a CDS encoding SRPBCC family protein — translation MFFYLLVLYGLSQRSLRGAIMALAGGGLVYRGATAQTGIQEATGMNQSIKVEKTVTIAKSPEELYRFWHNFENLPNFMKHLKSVKVIDEKRSHWIANAPMGNSVEWDAEIINDRENKLIAWASVEGADIDNSGFVRFQPAPAGRGTEVKVVIEYNPPGGVVGSAIAKLFGEEPEQQVGDDLRRFKQIMEASEIATTEGQSSGRK, via the coding sequence GTGTTCTTTTACCTGCTGGTACTCTATGGTTTATCGCAACGCTCTCTTAGAGGTGCTATAATGGCCCTTGCTGGTGGGGGTTTGGTTTATCGCGGCGCAACTGCACAAACCGGAATACAGGAAGCAACGGGAATGAACCAAAGCATCAAGGTTGAAAAGACGGTAACGATCGCTAAATCGCCTGAAGAATTGTATCGCTTCTGGCACAACTTTGAGAATTTGCCGAATTTCATGAAGCATCTCAAATCTGTGAAGGTAATAGACGAGAAGCGATCGCACTGGATTGCCAATGCACCTATGGGCAATAGCGTCGAATGGGATGCGGAGATTATTAACGATCGAGAAAACAAGTTGATTGCTTGGGCTTCAGTTGAAGGGGCGGATATTGATAACTCCGGTTTTGTGCGCTTTCAACCCGCACCCGCCGGACGAGGTACGGAGGTGAAAGTGGTGATCGAATATAACCCGCCTGGTGGCGTCGTTGGATCTGCGATCGCCAAACTCTTCGGCGAAGAACCCGAACAGCAGGTAGGCGACGATCTGCGCCGCTTCAAGCAAATTATGGAAGCTAGCGAAATTGCGACCACCGAAGGTCAATCTTCTGGTAGGAAATAA
- a CDS encoding ChaB family protein — protein sequence MPQKQVQDLPSEVKEQLADGSEQIFLAALSSAQDNGMDEQAAMNVAWNSVKEYYDQGSDGKWHRKPEEKNIHHKAVQSGGN from the coding sequence ATGCCTCAGAAGCAAGTCCAAGATTTACCTTCCGAAGTAAAGGAACAGCTAGCTGACGGTTCCGAGCAAATTTTCCTTGCCGCATTGAGTAGTGCCCAAGACAATGGTATGGACGAACAGGCAGCGATGAATGTGGCTTGGAACAGCGTCAAGGAATACTACGACCAAGGTAGCGATGGCAAATGGCATAGAAAGCCCGAAGAAAAGAACATACACCATAAAGCTGTTCAATCTGGAGGGAATTAA
- a CDS encoding RidA family protein, protein MNNITRFKPILLILGIVATLVALAWRVDAAEIIRYRLDPSSPYVNQFLESVAIPGNKDLLFLSGMVPPAIDPNADPNTPKAYGDTKTQTRNILKNIESILKKRGYSMSDVIKVHGYLVGDPSLNGKADFGAFQEAYAEFFGNSKQPEIPVRTRTQVTQLVGPGWLVEIEVVAAK, encoded by the coding sequence ATGAACAACATCACTAGATTTAAGCCAATTCTGCTAATTTTGGGAATAGTTGCAACATTGGTAGCTTTGGCGTGGCGAGTAGATGCAGCAGAGATTATACGCTATCGGCTTGACCCTAGTTCGCCTTATGTCAACCAATTTTTAGAATCTGTTGCAATTCCTGGTAATAAAGACTTATTATTTCTGAGCGGCATGGTTCCGCCTGCGATCGATCCCAACGCCGATCCCAATACGCCCAAAGCGTATGGGGACACAAAGACTCAAACCAGAAACATCCTCAAAAACATTGAATCAATTCTTAAAAAGCGCGGCTACTCAATGAGTGATGTCATCAAGGTGCATGGATACCTGGTTGGCGATCCATCTCTGAACGGCAAAGCCGATTTCGGAGCGTTTCAGGAAGCATATGCAGAGTTTTTTGGCAACAGCAAACAGCCTGAAATTCCTGTGCGGACTCGTACCCAAGTCACGCAGCTAGTGGGACCCGGATGGTTGGTGGAAATCGAAGTAGTAGCGGCTAAGTGA
- a CDS encoding ABC transporter permease subunit (The N-terminal region of this protein, as described by TIGR01726, is a three transmembrane segment that identifies a subfamily of ABC transporter permease subunits, which specificities that include histidine, arginine, glutamine, glutamate, L-cystine (sic), the opines (in Agrobacterium) octopine and nopaline, etc.), whose translation MHRLFQSRKLGWGLVLSLCLSILCLSLFITSPIKAQKTLKVATEPTFPPFEFQGKKGELVGFDIDLIEAIGKAADFQVQFQNMQFDGLIPALQAKTVDAAVSAMTITPERQKAVDFSRPYFKAGLAIAVKADNQDITSLKSLQNKRIAVQIGTTGALEAKKIPGAKIRTFDNAPLSLQELLNGNVDAVINDAPATLYALKQNNLKGLKVTSQLLTEEYYGIPTPKGSPNLEDINRGLTTILNNGTYEQIYRKWFNAQPPQLPETTSIDNATSSINTITIISNALPSLLKGVVVTLYLTILCGFLGMIGGSLIGIARLSSITPLRWATTAYIDFFRGTPLLVQILMIYFGIPALVQGFGIKFSLNPFMATVLALSLNSAAYIAEIVRAGIQSIEKGQTEAAESLGLGSLETMRYIIFPQALRRMLPPLGSEFITLLKDTSLASVIGYQELLQEGRLIIANNYRSFEIFGTVALIYLALTFLSSRVFNLLEKRMNPVNKPTQVKLPLTAE comes from the coding sequence ATGCACAGATTATTTCAATCTCGTAAGCTAGGCTGGGGTTTGGTTCTCAGCTTGTGTTTGTCGATCTTATGCCTTTCCCTTTTCATTACCAGTCCTATCAAAGCCCAAAAAACGCTTAAGGTTGCCACAGAGCCAACTTTTCCGCCCTTTGAGTTTCAGGGTAAGAAGGGGGAGTTAGTAGGTTTTGATATTGATTTGATCGAGGCAATTGGTAAAGCCGCTGATTTCCAAGTTCAATTTCAGAATATGCAATTTGACGGCCTGATCCCGGCTTTGCAGGCAAAAACTGTGGATGCTGCGGTGAGTGCAATGACAATTACTCCCGAACGTCAAAAAGCCGTAGATTTTTCGCGTCCTTATTTCAAAGCTGGATTAGCGATCGCCGTTAAAGCTGACAACCAAGATATCACATCTTTAAAAAGTCTGCAAAACAAGCGCATAGCCGTGCAAATCGGCACTACTGGCGCTTTAGAAGCTAAGAAAATCCCCGGCGCTAAAATTCGTACCTTTGATAATGCACCTCTATCCCTTCAGGAATTGCTCAACGGTAATGTAGATGCCGTCATCAATGATGCTCCAGCAACTCTCTATGCGCTCAAACAAAATAATCTCAAAGGACTAAAAGTTACATCCCAATTGCTTACAGAAGAATACTATGGCATTCCTACACCTAAAGGCTCTCCCAATTTAGAAGACATCAACAGGGGACTGACAACCATCCTCAACAATGGCACCTACGAACAAATTTATCGCAAGTGGTTTAACGCTCAACCACCACAACTACCCGAAACCACCAGCATTGATAATGCCACTAGCTCCATTAATACTATTACCATCATTTCAAACGCTCTCCCCAGCTTATTGAAGGGCGTAGTAGTAACGCTATATCTAACCATATTGTGCGGATTTTTGGGAATGATTGGCGGTTCGCTAATTGGCATTGCCCGCCTCTCATCAATAACTCCATTGCGCTGGGCAACCACAGCGTATATCGACTTTTTCAGGGGTACACCCTTGCTGGTGCAGATTCTGATGATTTATTTTGGCATACCTGCTCTAGTGCAAGGATTTGGGATAAAATTCAGTCTGAACCCTTTTATGGCAACTGTGTTGGCGCTAAGTCTCAATAGCGCCGCCTATATCGCTGAGATTGTCCGCGCCGGTATCCAATCTATTGAAAAAGGACAGACAGAAGCTGCTGAGTCCCTGGGTTTGGGAAGTCTAGAAACTATGCGCTATATTATCTTTCCCCAAGCATTGCGACGGATGCTACCACCGCTAGGAAGCGAGTTTATCACCCTGCTTAAAGACACTAGCTTGGCATCGGTGATCGGTTATCAAGAGCTATTGCAAGAGGGACGGCTGATTATAGCAAATAACTACCGTTCTTTTGAAATTTTTGGCACTGTTGCCCTGATTTACCTGGCACTAACATTCCTCTCCTCTCGTGTTTTTAATTTATTAGAAAAAAGGATGAACCCGGTTAATAAGCCGACTCAAGTCAAGCTTCCATTGACTGCGGAATAA
- a CDS encoding CHASE domain-containing protein, with amino-acid sequence MKLDLPFKSTPARRTRTPYFVLVLTLLLTALATYYVAVTARAKDELRFENAVDRTQNDIQKRLETYITLLRTGSGLFAASEQVSRDRFHAYVNRLELRRSYPGIQGIGFSARIMPSEKDAFVAEERKQGVRNFAIRPDYKRAEYHSIIYLEPLDRRNQGAIGFDMFTESVRRAAMERARDTDAPAASGKVMLIQEIDKNKQGFLIYVPVYRSGTTPKTVAQRRAALQGFIYSPFRADDLMAGIFGNEKFPYVDFQIYDGTEIDPKNLLHSSYSRHTSNSRSYRPRFKTTETINIAGRPWSIVFVSRPELDRVSEIRLVPYIAVGGVLISLVLFALMCSQVCARIAAERLAAKLHSSEAALRESESRLTRLVDANIIGIIIADFSGRILEANDAFLNMLGYTREDLVTGKINFIELTPPEYSHLDRQAIEETKKTGSHPPFEKQYIRKDGTRVPVLVGTAYLGGVPELGVSFLLDLTEQKRAEELVRISETRFRTLIEQSPLSTQILSPDGRTIRVNKAWEELWGITLQRIGDYNILEDEQLVAKGIMPYIQRAFAGEAGVIPPILYDPNQTIPGMTSHQDPRRWVQAIVYPVKDEAGKIREVVLLHEDITSTKHAEEALRGSQERFRRLFDSNLVGVAFWNVEGYITEANDAYLRLVGYTREEFAALGRIDWRRLTPPEYKHLDDRAIEECMAIGVSNIYEKEYVRRDGKRVPIILGVALLNDSQHDGVAFVLDIAERKKASEALRQSEERFQAFMNHSPTASWITDEDGRIVYLSETYSRIFKMASDDAIGKTVFELYSPEIASIFLENIRTVARTNEVLETIEPAPRLDGTLGDFLVYKFPILDASGQRLVGGVAIDISDRLRAQEEREELLAREQAARAEAEAANRMKDEFLATLSHELRTPLNAMVGWTTLLRKRRFDETTTARALETIDRNTKALSQLIEDLLDVSRIMTGKFRIEMLPVNLASVMDAAIEAVRSPAEAKNIQINSVFEDKVSLVSGDPTRLQQIAWNLLTNAIKFTPKGGRIEIRLHRHNSDVQIIVTDTGQGISAEFLPYIFERFRQADASITRKHGGLGLGLAIVRHLVELHGGRIHAESPGEGQGSTFIVSLPLRTIRDYDNISETFLTGDGQDITRTDNDNIPIDNSSLHGLCVLVVDDEPDARDLVTAVLEKSGAKVTAVASAKEAFAVIAKGTAGEKLDILISDIGMPEEDGYTLIRKVRALGPEQGGRIPALALTAYARVEERERAIAAGFHIHLPKPVVPEELVAVVASLVNRF; translated from the coding sequence ATGAAACTGGACTTGCCGTTCAAATCCACACCAGCGCGTCGCACCAGGACTCCTTATTTCGTCCTGGTGTTAACCCTGCTGCTTACTGCTTTAGCCACCTACTATGTCGCTGTAACGGCAAGAGCTAAAGACGAGCTGCGATTTGAAAATGCAGTCGATCGCACTCAGAACGACATTCAAAAACGTTTGGAAACTTACATTACTCTGCTGCGTACAGGCAGCGGATTATTTGCAGCTTCCGAGCAAGTCAGCCGCGATCGCTTCCATGCTTATGTTAACCGCCTCGAACTACGCCGCAGCTATCCCGGCATTCAGGGAATCGGTTTCTCTGCGCGAATCATGCCGTCAGAAAAAGACGCCTTCGTCGCTGAGGAGCGGAAACAGGGCGTGAGAAATTTTGCAATACGACCGGATTATAAACGTGCCGAGTATCACTCAATTATTTACCTGGAACCATTAGATCGGCGTAACCAAGGTGCGATCGGTTTTGATATGTTTACGGAGTCGGTGCGCCGCGCTGCAATGGAGAGGGCACGCGATACCGATGCACCCGCAGCTTCCGGTAAAGTCATGCTGATTCAGGAAATTGACAAAAACAAACAGGGCTTCCTGATCTATGTGCCAGTTTATCGCAGCGGCACAACACCCAAAACAGTTGCACAACGTAGAGCCGCATTGCAGGGTTTTATCTACAGTCCCTTTCGTGCTGATGATTTAATGGCAGGAATCTTCGGCAACGAGAAATTTCCCTACGTGGACTTTCAGATTTATGACGGAACTGAGATCGACCCCAAGAATTTACTCCACTCATCCTACAGCAGACACACTTCCAACAGTAGATCTTACCGACCCCGCTTTAAAACCACCGAAACTATTAATATCGCCGGACGCCCTTGGAGTATTGTTTTTGTTTCCAGACCCGAACTCGATCGCGTTTCGGAAATCAGGCTGGTGCCTTACATCGCAGTAGGTGGAGTGCTAATCTCTCTTGTGCTGTTCGCTCTCATGTGCAGTCAAGTTTGCGCCCGCATTGCGGCAGAACGCTTGGCAGCAAAGTTGCACTCCTCGGAAGCGGCGCTGCGCGAAAGTGAATCGCGGCTGACGCGACTGGTGGATGCCAACATCATCGGTATTATCATCGCCGACTTTAGCGGCAGAATCCTGGAGGCAAATGACGCTTTCCTGAATATGCTGGGATACACACGAGAGGATCTGGTCACAGGAAAGATTAACTTCATTGAGCTTACACCGCCAGAATATAGCCACCTCGATCGGCAGGCGATCGAGGAAACGAAGAAGACAGGCTCTCATCCTCCTTTTGAGAAACAATATATCCGTAAAGATGGCACCCGCGTGCCAGTTTTGGTGGGAACGGCTTATCTGGGAGGAGTTCCGGAGTTGGGCGTTAGTTTTCTGCTCGACCTCACCGAACAGAAGCGAGCGGAGGAATTAGTGCGGATATCGGAGACTCGTTTCCGCACGCTGATCGAGCAGTCGCCCTTAAGCACGCAGATTTTGTCACCCGATGGGCGGACGATTCGGGTCAACAAGGCGTGGGAGGAACTTTGGGGTATCACGCTCCAGCGGATTGGTGACTACAATATCCTCGAAGATGAGCAACTGGTCGCCAAAGGCATCATGCCCTACATCCAAAGAGCCTTTGCAGGAGAAGCTGGGGTGATTCCTCCCATCTTGTACGATCCCAATCAAACTATTCCCGGTATGACTTCTCACCAAGACCCACGACGCTGGGTTCAGGCGATCGTCTATCCGGTTAAAGATGAAGCGGGCAAGATCCGCGAAGTAGTGCTATTGCATGAAGACATCACCTCTACCAAGCACGCTGAGGAGGCGCTGCGGGGAAGCCAAGAGCGCTTCCGACGGCTGTTTGACTCCAATCTGGTCGGAGTTGCTTTCTGGAACGTGGAGGGGTACATCACCGAAGCGAACGACGCCTACCTTCGCCTTGTTGGCTACACTCGCGAAGAGTTTGCTGCTTTAGGAAGGATCGATTGGAGACGCCTTACCCCTCCAGAGTACAAGCACTTGGACGATCGCGCGATCGAGGAGTGCATGGCGATCGGAGTTTCCAATATTTACGAGAAGGAGTACGTCAGAAGGGACGGCAAGCGGGTGCCGATCATCCTTGGCGTTGCCCTACTCAACGACTCCCAGCACGATGGGGTAGCCTTCGTGCTGGACATCGCAGAACGAAAAAAGGCATCAGAAGCACTGCGCCAAAGTGAAGAACGCTTCCAGGCTTTCATGAACCACAGTCCAACCGCGTCGTGGATTACAGATGAGGATGGGCGTATCGTCTACCTGAGTGAAACTTATTCCCGCATTTTCAAGATGGCGAGCGACGATGCGATCGGGAAAACAGTATTCGAGTTATATAGCCCTGAGATCGCAAGCATATTCTTGGAGAATATCAGGACAGTTGCTCGCACAAATGAAGTGCTTGAAACGATCGAGCCTGCGCCCCGTCTAGACGGTACGCTTGGTGATTTTCTGGTCTATAAGTTCCCGATTTTAGATGCGTCTGGGCAACGCCTGGTGGGAGGGGTGGCGATCGATATTAGCGATCGGTTGCGGGCACAGGAGGAGCGCGAAGAACTGCTTGCTCGCGAACAGGCGGCACGCGCTGAAGCGGAGGCGGCAAATCGCATGAAGGACGAGTTCCTGGCCACCCTTTCCCACGAGCTGCGAACGCCTCTGAATGCAATGGTGGGATGGACGACTCTACTGCGAAAGAGAAGGTTTGACGAGACTACTACTGCGCGTGCCTTGGAAACAATCGATCGCAATACAAAGGCACTTTCCCAACTGATTGAAGATCTGTTGGATGTGTCGCGCATTATGACGGGGAAGTTCCGTATAGAGATGCTTCCGGTCAATTTGGCTTCTGTTATGGATGCTGCTATTGAGGCGGTGCGATCGCCAGCAGAAGCCAAAAACATTCAAATTAATTCTGTCTTTGAAGACAAAGTAAGTTTAGTATCCGGCGACCCTACTCGCTTGCAGCAAATTGCCTGGAATCTCCTTACAAATGCCATCAAATTCACGCCCAAGGGAGGGCGGATAGAGATTCGTCTCCATCGCCATAACTCTGATGTTCAAATAATAGTTACTGACACTGGTCAAGGCATTTCTGCTGAATTTTTACCTTATATTTTTGAGCGCTTCCGTCAAGCCGATGCCAGCATTACTCGCAAGCATGGCGGTCTTGGTTTAGGGCTGGCAATTGTCCGCCATCTAGTCGAGTTGCATGGAGGAAGAATTCATGCCGAAAGTCCAGGAGAGGGGCAGGGCTCGACGTTTATTGTAAGTCTACCGCTAAGAACTATTCGCGATTACGATAACATTTCCGAGACATTTTTAACCGGGGATGGACAGGATATAACCCGTACCGACAATGACAATATACCGATCGATAACTCTTCACTTCATGGTTTATGCGTACTTGTTGTTGATGATGAACCTGATGCACGAGATTTGGTGACTGCTGTACTGGAAAAAAGCGGGGCTAAAGTAACGGCAGTTGCATCGGCTAAAGAAGCGTTTGCAGTAATTGCCAAGGGTACTGCTGGTGAAAAACTAGATATTCTAATTAGCGATATCGGAATGCCAGAAGAAGATGGATACACTTTAATCCGCAAGGTTAGGGCGCTTGGGCCAGAACAAGGCGGAAGGATTCCAGCTTTAGCACTCACAGCATACGCCAGGGTGGAAGAGAGGGAAAGAGCGATCGCAGCTGGGTTTCACATCCACCTACCAAAGCCTGTGGTGCCAGAAGAACTGGTAGCAGTCGTTGCCAGTCTCGTCAATCGATTTTAG
- a CDS encoding AbrB family transcriptional regulator, whose protein sequence is MAETATAPLTGKGLLQKVKELSHLSRRETAKACGYYTNTKNNQTRVNLTDFYDAVLAAKGIALEPESEKDGRGREATYRVSVHKNGQIVIGSAYTLAMGLKPGDEFEIRLGYKHIRLIQLDRDLDAPEEEDEE, encoded by the coding sequence ATGGCTGAAACTGCAACAGCGCCACTAACAGGGAAAGGACTACTACAAAAAGTCAAAGAGCTTTCCCATTTGTCGCGCCGGGAAACCGCTAAGGCTTGCGGCTACTACACCAACACCAAAAATAACCAGACCCGCGTCAATCTGACAGACTTTTACGATGCTGTGCTGGCAGCTAAAGGTATTGCTCTGGAGCCAGAAAGTGAAAAAGATGGTCGGGGTCGCGAAGCGACTTACCGGGTGAGCGTTCATAAGAACGGTCAGATTGTGATTGGATCTGCCTACACCCTGGCAATGGGATTAAAGCCAGGTGATGAATTTGAAATTCGACTCGGATACAAGCATATTCGTTTGATTCAACTTGACCGCGATCTGGATGCCCCCGAAGAAGAAGACGAAGAATAG
- a CDS encoding ATP-binding protein — protein sequence MTAPEQLPQLKNWQRLTRWWHHRKPQEESDRPNPEHSPHNLTVRLIIGGTTLIVSLSAYYSYHLVRNLLLENLKNKAFLEVQQGAKEIDTWIGKYKAALESSANNPTFRTMDWAKIEPYLRSEEQRLREFTYFGMIDVNGFLYTTLKNQPQGSINLKDRKHFQGAMAGKSSLSDPLIARVPPGARVVAYAVPVRSGSSAPGKPLGEVIGVINGVISIDNVVAVVNGLHYGDGSYAFALNSKGEAIVHPNSALMSTLEKPAPSFLNLPDRSLAAIAQHMVNREQGIKRIPIEGTQQYVAYIPLHEANWSVALVIPRQNIEAQLRPLDLMAIVMVGLAGTMIAVLWQVQSFEQSQLKKSKLIAEAAKKAADAANEAKSEFLANMSHELRTPLNGILGYAQILQRDRNMTAKQQDGLDIIYECGSHLLTLINDILDLSKIEARRMELDNSDFHFPSFLQCVEEICRVRAEQKGIDFNYLPAPNLPEAIHADEIRLRQVLINLLGNAIKFTQKGGVTFKVEVRSLGVRQFQTQESEQIQNFCSVCFQVEDTGVGISSEEVDKIFLPFEQVGDRRHRAEGTGLGLAISNKIVNLMGGQIRVQSQAGVGSTFSFEVDLSLPDGWIQDAITTNGKKILGYEGARRTILVADDKWENRSVLVNLLEPLGFKVVEAENGQEGLAKAIELNPNLIITDILMPVMNGYELLQQLRQRETLKATRVVVSSASVSQIDRQKSLTAGADDFLPKPVQADELFRLLEKHLAIAWQYEPKAPETTARG from the coding sequence ATGACTGCACCTGAGCAACTTCCGCAACTGAAGAATTGGCAGAGGCTTACTCGATGGTGGCACCATCGAAAGCCGCAAGAAGAAAGCGATCGCCCAAACCCAGAGCATTCGCCCCACAACTTGACGGTGCGCCTGATTATTGGCGGTACGACTTTAATCGTCAGCCTATCTGCTTACTATAGCTATCACCTAGTGCGGAACCTGTTGCTGGAGAACCTGAAGAACAAAGCATTTTTGGAGGTGCAGCAAGGTGCGAAAGAAATTGATACCTGGATTGGGAAATACAAGGCTGCTTTAGAGTCCAGTGCTAACAATCCAACATTCCGAACGATGGACTGGGCAAAGATAGAGCCGTATCTGCGTTCGGAAGAACAGCGCCTGCGAGAATTTACGTATTTCGGGATGATTGATGTTAATGGTTTTCTGTACACCACTCTGAAGAATCAGCCCCAAGGAAGCATCAACTTGAAAGACCGCAAACACTTTCAGGGGGCTATGGCGGGAAAGAGCAGTTTGTCTGACCCGCTAATTGCCCGTGTCCCGCCAGGAGCGAGGGTTGTCGCCTATGCGGTTCCTGTGCGATCGGGATCTTCAGCACCCGGAAAGCCTTTAGGAGAGGTAATCGGTGTCATCAATGGCGTGATTAGTATCGACAACGTTGTTGCTGTGGTCAATGGCTTGCACTATGGGGACGGCAGCTATGCCTTTGCTCTCAACTCTAAGGGAGAAGCAATTGTTCATCCTAATTCAGCTTTGATGTCTACCTTGGAGAAACCTGCCCCTAGTTTCCTCAACCTGCCAGATCGAAGTTTGGCTGCGATCGCTCAACACATGGTAAACCGGGAACAAGGCATCAAGCGAATCCCTATTGAGGGTACCCAGCAGTATGTTGCTTACATCCCGCTTCACGAAGCAAACTGGTCTGTTGCCTTGGTGATTCCTCGGCAAAACATTGAAGCGCAACTGCGCCCTCTAGACCTGATGGCAATAGTTATGGTGGGACTGGCAGGCACGATGATTGCCGTTCTGTGGCAGGTGCAGTCCTTTGAGCAGTCCCAACTCAAAAAGTCAAAGCTCATTGCCGAGGCGGCTAAAAAAGCAGCAGATGCTGCTAACGAGGCAAAAAGTGAATTCCTGGCAAACATGAGTCACGAACTACGTACCCCCCTCAACGGCATTTTGGGTTACGCCCAAATTCTCCAACGCGATCGCAATATGACAGCCAAGCAACAGGACGGCTTGGATATTATTTACGAGTGCGGATCTCACTTACTAACCTTAATCAATGACATTTTAGACTTGTCTAAAATTGAAGCGCGGAGAATGGAACTGGATAATAGCGATTTTCACTTTCCTTCCTTCCTTCAATGCGTAGAGGAAATTTGCCGCGTCAGAGCCGAACAAAAAGGAATTGATTTCAATTATTTGCCTGCACCTAATCTACCGGAAGCCATTCATGCTGATGAAATACGCCTGCGCCAGGTGTTGATCAATCTCCTGGGCAATGCCATTAAATTCACGCAAAAAGGCGGTGTTACCTTCAAAGTAGAAGTCAGGAGTTTGGGAGTTCGACAGTTCCAGACTCAGGAGTCAGAACAAATTCAAAACTTTTGTAGCGTCTGCTTCCAAGTCGAGGACACGGGCGTTGGCATCAGCTCGGAAGAAGTAGACAAAATTTTCCTGCCTTTTGAACAGGTGGGCGATCGAAGGCATCGCGCTGAAGGTACGGGTCTGGGACTGGCGATTAGCAATAAGATCGTTAACCTCATGGGCGGTCAAATCCGGGTGCAAAGCCAAGCGGGTGTGGGCAGCACCTTTTCCTTTGAGGTGGATCTGTCCCTACCAGATGGGTGGATACAGGACGCAATTACGACAAATGGAAAAAAAATTCTCGGTTACGAGGGGGCGCGACGAACGATCCTAGTTGCGGATGACAAGTGGGAAAATCGATCGGTGCTGGTGAACTTGTTAGAGCCGCTCGGCTTTAAAGTCGTGGAAGCAGAGAACGGTCAGGAAGGGTTGGCAAAAGCGATCGAGTTGAACCCCAATTTAATTATCACGGATATCCTCATGCCTGTGATGAATGGATATGAATTGTTGCAGCAGTTGCGCCAGAGAGAAACGCTAAAAGCCACAAGGGTGGTCGTCTCATCGGCGTCGGTATCGCAGATCGATCGGCAAAAGAGCCTCACAGCCGGGGCAGATGATTTTTTGCCAAAGCCCGTCCAAGCAGATGAGTTGTTCCGCCTGTTAGAAAAACATTTGGCGATCGCATGGCAATATGAGCCAAAGGCTCCAGAAACGACTGCAAGAGGTTAA